The following proteins are encoded in a genomic region of Candidatus Poribacteria bacterium:
- a CDS encoding aldolase produces MKAALKRGEVLVGTFVLEFAGSAIATLLASAGADFIIADLEHSSFSMETIGRTIRNARGSNLPCIVRVPALERHFVSRVLDAGATGVMIPRVESCEDIEKIKKWTKYAPEGDRGVAFGIGHTDYGDFTKLNTREYVHNANQEILTIGQIETIQAVKNLNEILDTGELDVVFIGPYDLSTSMGISGELNHPLLLEAIKNIINLTQARNIPLGCYVNDFESGEQWLNLGVQLIACGNDAFLITRKFAEEHQKFKNAVIASNARE; encoded by the coding sequence GTGAAAGCAGCTTTGAAGCGCGGAGAAGTGCTTGTTGGAACATTTGTACTGGAATTCGCTGGCTCCGCGATTGCAACACTGCTCGCAAGTGCCGGGGCGGACTTTATTATCGCAGACTTGGAACACAGCTCCTTTTCCATGGAAACTATTGGACGGACAATTCGGAACGCACGTGGTTCAAATCTTCCCTGTATTGTCCGTGTTCCCGCACTTGAACGCCATTTTGTCTCTCGGGTACTTGACGCTGGCGCGACCGGGGTCATGATTCCTCGCGTTGAATCCTGTGAAGACATTGAAAAAATTAAAAAATGGACAAAATACGCCCCAGAAGGCGACCGAGGTGTCGCTTTCGGTATTGGGCATACCGATTATGGGGATTTCACAAAACTCAATACCAGAGAATATGTCCACAACGCAAATCAGGAAATCCTCACCATCGGGCAAATTGAAACCATCCAAGCCGTTAAAAACCTAAATGAAATCCTCGATACCGGCGAGTTAGATGTCGTGTTTATTGGTCCTTACGACCTATCGACGTCTATGGGTATCTCTGGTGAACTCAACCATCCGCTACTTTTAGAAGCCATAAAAAATATTATTAACCTTACACAGGCACGTAATATCCCCTTAGGCTGTTATGTCAACGACTTTGAGAGCGGTGAACAGTGGTTAAATCTCGGTGTTCAACTGATCGCATGCGGGAATGATGCTTTTCTCATAACCCGTAAATTTGCTGAGGAACATCAAAAATTTAAAAATGCAGTAATCGCTTCAAACGCTCGTGAATGA
- a CDS encoding HlyC/CorC family transporter, with the protein MNKFRINQLVESENARANIVHRLVESPQRMLALTLVGTNLANVLIAQLGEGLVARGLPNLAVSLQGLIATAGITALLLIFGEILPKTIFRVKADALALRYAYLLRLSEMILAPLIYLVQTLTQFIVKLIDRGASTPSPDAQREELRLLATMGERSGNLHTDQRRMIHSLLNLQNRTVAQVMVPLVDIVAIEKNTKCEDFLQIAAESGFSRIPVYEEQIYNIVGIVNLLDVIYNDVESEGDSNPHKKSDTLPNTIQPFIRTVLHVPESKNINALLKEIQHTRHTMVFAVDEYGGTVGLVTIEDLVEEIVGEFADERDAPEFIRLITPQLLECDARTEVDLLEERYGLAIPEGDYETVAGYILDRTGTIPAIGSELDLGDSIITVIEADARAIRKIRIRRRLGRFSNN; encoded by the coding sequence GTGAACAAATTCCGAATTAATCAACTTGTTGAATCCGAGAACGCCAGAGCGAACATCGTTCATCGTTTAGTAGAATCACCCCAGAGAATGCTCGCACTCACACTGGTCGGGACGAATCTCGCAAATGTGCTTATTGCTCAACTCGGTGAAGGACTTGTTGCCCGAGGACTCCCGAACCTTGCAGTCAGTCTACAGGGACTCATTGCAACGGCGGGTATAACCGCTCTACTCCTCATCTTTGGAGAAATTCTACCGAAAACTATCTTTCGTGTCAAGGCAGATGCCTTAGCACTCCGCTACGCCTATCTTTTACGGCTCTCTGAAATGATTTTAGCACCCCTTATCTATCTTGTGCAAACTTTGACGCAGTTTATCGTCAAACTCATAGATCGGGGTGCAAGCACACCGAGTCCTGATGCCCAGCGTGAAGAACTAAGGCTTCTCGCAACAATGGGAGAACGTTCTGGCAATTTGCACACCGACCAACGGCGTATGATCCATAGCCTGCTCAATCTACAAAACCGGACGGTTGCACAGGTCATGGTCCCACTTGTCGACATTGTTGCGATTGAGAAAAATACAAAATGTGAAGACTTTTTGCAGATTGCTGCTGAATCCGGCTTTTCAAGGATTCCGGTCTACGAAGAACAAATCTATAATATCGTTGGGATTGTGAACCTCCTGGACGTTATTTATAATGACGTTGAATCAGAAGGGGATTCAAATCCTCACAAAAAATCAGATACCCTGCCTAATACGATTCAACCTTTCATTCGAACAGTGTTGCACGTCCCTGAATCTAAAAACATTAATGCGCTTCTGAAAGAGATTCAGCATACCCGGCACACGATGGTATTTGCCGTTGATGAATATGGCGGTACCGTTGGTCTTGTCACCATCGAAGACCTTGTTGAAGAAATTGTTGGCGAATTTGCCGATGAACGTGATGCCCCCGAATTCATCCGTTTGATTACGCCTCAGCTCCTCGAATGTGATGCGAGAACAGAAGTAGATTTGCTCGAAGAACGCTACGGACTCGCAATTCCCGAAGGTGATTATGAGACGGTTGCTGGCTATATTTTGGATCGGACGGGTACGATTCCGGCAATTGGCTCTGAACTTGACTTAGGTGATTCTATCATCACAGTTATAGAGGCTGACGCGCGTGCTATCCGCAAGATTCGGATTCGGCGACGACTTGGACGCTTTTCAAACAATTGA
- the iolD gene encoding 3D-(3,5/4)-trihydroxycyclohexane-1,2-dione acylhydrolase (decyclizing): protein MKTQKLTMGQAIVQFLRQQYVERDGNETQFFAGMFGIFGHGNVAGIGQALHQYSDSFRFYQTRNEQSMVHTAAAFAKMSNRLRTFACTTSIGPGATNMITGAAGATINRVPVLLLPGDIFSTRLVAPVLQQLESASSQDYSVNDCFKPISRYWDRINRPEQIITALPEAMRVLTSQADTGTVTLALPQDVQAEAYDYPSQLFEKRVYTISRSRADVRLLNRATSWIRESKSPLIIAGGGVIYSEATAQLAQFAEQTGIPVGETFAGKGSLPYNHPQNLGAIGATGTPGANVTAREADLVIAIGTRLSDFTTASKTAFQNPNVRFININVAEFDAFKHAALPLVADARITLEELATAVGNYHVDADYATQIRSYRAEWEEEVDRLYHLGHAPLPSQSEVIGVVNEFSRPEDVMVCAAGSLPGDLHKLWRTRNPKQYHLEYGYSCMGYEIAGGLGIKMADPNRDVYVMVGDGSYLMLAQEIITSIQEGFKLIIVLVNNEGHSSIGGLSRATGVQGFATRFRYRDEKTGELEGDFLPVDLAANAASLGAKVIEATTLQSLKAALHEAREAEHTTVVKIDVDYYQGVPRYESWWDVPIAQVSEVDTAQEAYEEYESEKQKERYFL, encoded by the coding sequence ATGAAAACACAAAAACTCACGATGGGACAAGCTATCGTTCAATTTCTTCGACAACAATATGTCGAACGAGATGGAAACGAAACCCAATTTTTTGCCGGTATGTTCGGCATCTTCGGGCACGGAAACGTTGCAGGTATCGGGCAAGCGTTGCATCAGTATTCCGATTCCTTCCGTTTCTATCAGACTCGGAACGAGCAATCGATGGTACACACCGCCGCTGCATTTGCCAAAATGAGCAATCGCCTTCGAACCTTTGCTTGCACGACATCTATCGGACCAGGGGCAACAAACATGATTACAGGTGCTGCGGGCGCAACAATTAACCGAGTGCCGGTACTCTTACTACCCGGGGATATTTTTTCCACACGCTTAGTCGCCCCAGTTTTACAACAGTTGGAGTCAGCGAGTTCACAAGATTATTCAGTAAACGATTGTTTCAAGCCGATCTCACGGTATTGGGATCGCATTAATCGTCCAGAACAGATAATTACTGCCTTGCCAGAGGCAATGCGCGTGCTGACATCGCAGGCTGATACCGGGACAGTAACCTTAGCACTTCCACAGGACGTTCAAGCAGAGGCGTATGATTATCCCTCACAACTTTTTGAGAAACGTGTTTATACCATATCTCGATCCCGTGCTGATGTCCGCCTCCTGAATCGGGCAACCTCATGGATTCGGGAGAGTAAATCTCCTTTAATTATTGCCGGTGGTGGTGTTATCTACAGTGAAGCCACAGCGCAACTCGCACAATTTGCAGAGCAAACCGGTATTCCTGTCGGTGAAACCTTCGCCGGAAAAGGGTCATTGCCCTACAACCATCCGCAGAATCTTGGAGCAATCGGCGCGACTGGAACGCCAGGCGCAAATGTCACTGCCCGAGAAGCGGATTTGGTGATTGCAATCGGGACCCGCTTGAGTGACTTCACGACTGCTTCCAAGACTGCTTTCCAAAACCCCAACGTCCGTTTCATCAACATTAATGTTGCTGAATTTGACGCCTTTAAACACGCCGCCTTACCACTCGTCGCAGACGCACGCATCACACTTGAAGAACTCGCTACTGCCGTGGGGAACTATCACGTTGATGCTGATTATGCCACACAAATCAGGAGCTATCGTGCCGAATGGGAAGAAGAAGTTGATCGCCTTTACCACTTGGGTCATGCACCTTTACCGAGCCAAAGCGAAGTCATCGGCGTGGTTAACGAATTTTCGCGTCCAGAGGATGTCATGGTGTGCGCCGCAGGGAGTCTTCCTGGGGACTTGCACAAATTATGGCGCACTCGTAATCCGAAGCAGTACCACTTAGAATATGGATACTCGTGTATGGGCTACGAAATTGCCGGTGGGTTGGGCATCAAAATGGCGGATCCAAACCGCGATGTCTACGTCATGGTAGGTGATGGTTCATACTTAATGCTGGCACAAGAGATCATTACATCAATTCAGGAAGGTTTTAAACTCATTATCGTACTTGTGAACAACGAGGGACATAGCAGCATCGGCGGACTGTCTCGGGCAACCGGTGTGCAAGGTTTCGCCACCCGTTTCCGCTACCGCGACGAAAAAACGGGTGAACTTGAAGGCGACTTTTTACCGGTGGATCTCGCCGCGAATGCCGCGAGTCTTGGTGCCAAGGTAATTGAAGCAACAACCTTGCAAAGCCTGAAAGCTGCCCTACATGAGGCACGCGAAGCTGAGCACACAACCGTTGTGAAGATTGATGTCGACTACTATCAAGGGGTGCCGCGTTACGAATCGTGGTGGGATGTTCCTATTGCTCAAGTCTCCGAAGTGGACACGGCACAAGAGGCGTACGAAGAATACGAATCGGAGAAGCAAAAGGAACGATACTTCCTATAA
- a CDS encoding HlyC/CorC family transporter, whose product MEAVPLLPYLIGLTGLLVLSGFFSGSETALCALTRVQIERLRLEKGSASAIVSFVDNPRRLFITVLLGNNLVNVSFAILMLWLVKQVLPEYTEVIQFTTATAVSVVLMLIFGEMTPKTFAIKHAEFFAKIAAPPLWIFSIIISPLRGLLRRIIDFLIPVFGGHPSPTEHLTATDFRDIVDTYHEEALQPDEREIVSNILQLRDIEAKEIMVPRTEVVAVPTSNTIQETLRQAKEYGFSRIPVYQDQIDNICGIFYVKDLALWRHAAVNALTIDAFLEKRDQISEAPSNASLIREPIFVLETRKIGILLLQLTREKTKMAILQDEYGGVSGIVTTEDIVEQVVGDIVDEHDKDDSPPDLVKHSETPLLLETSGRMSIRELNQQFELKLSEDDVDTIGGYVLGLFGRIPSVGESYIDENRIEFEITATEGNAITGLFIKMPVTDGNQTEV is encoded by the coding sequence ATGGAAGCTGTTCCACTACTCCCCTATCTGATCGGTTTAACAGGGTTACTCGTCCTCTCAGGCTTTTTCTCTGGCTCCGAGACGGCTTTATGCGCACTTACGCGTGTCCAAATCGAAAGGCTCCGTCTTGAAAAGGGCAGTGCGTCTGCAATTGTCAGTTTTGTTGACAACCCACGTAGATTGTTTATTACCGTTCTCCTTGGTAATAATCTTGTCAATGTCTCCTTTGCAATTCTGATGCTATGGCTTGTTAAACAAGTGCTTCCCGAATACACAGAAGTGATTCAGTTTACGACAGCGACAGCCGTCAGCGTCGTGCTTATGCTTATTTTCGGCGAGATGACTCCGAAAACTTTTGCGATTAAGCATGCGGAATTTTTTGCGAAAATCGCTGCGCCACCGCTATGGATATTTTCCATTATTATTTCGCCGCTACGTGGCTTGTTACGGCGGATCATTGACTTCCTTATCCCCGTATTCGGCGGACACCCATCACCTACGGAACACCTCACGGCGACAGATTTTAGAGATATTGTCGATACCTACCACGAAGAAGCACTGCAGCCCGACGAACGGGAAATCGTGAGCAATATCCTTCAACTACGTGATATCGAAGCAAAAGAGATTATGGTACCGCGGACCGAAGTCGTTGCCGTCCCAACATCAAACACCATTCAAGAAACATTAAGACAAGCAAAGGAATATGGGTTCTCACGCATTCCGGTCTATCAAGACCAAATTGATAATATCTGTGGTATCTTCTATGTCAAAGATTTAGCACTTTGGCGACACGCCGCTGTGAATGCCCTTACAATTGATGCTTTCCTCGAAAAACGGGATCAGATTTCTGAAGCGCCATCTAATGCCTCCCTCATTCGTGAACCTATCTTCGTTCTTGAGACCCGTAAGATAGGGATATTGCTCCTACAACTCACACGCGAAAAGACCAAAATGGCGATTCTCCAAGACGAGTATGGAGGCGTTTCAGGAATTGTCACCACCGAAGACATTGTTGAACAGGTTGTTGGAGACATCGTCGATGAACATGATAAAGATGACTCTCCACCGGATCTTGTCAAACACTCTGAAACACCGCTGTTACTTGAAACTTCCGGGCGTATGAGCATTCGCGAGCTCAACCAGCAATTTGAACTAAAACTCAGCGAAGATGACGTAGACACCATTGGTGGGTATGTCCTTGGACTCTTTGGTCGCATTCCCTCCGTTGGCGAATCCTACATTGACGAGAATCGTATCGAATTTGAAATTACCGCTACAGAAGGCAATGCCATCACAGGTTTATTTATTAAAATGCCGGTTACTGACGGAAACCAAACCGAAGTGTAA
- the folE gene encoding GTP cyclohydrolase I FolE has product MEFNQANVTPELEGLYTKILESLGENPSRQGLVKTPYRAAKAMEFLTSGYHQSVDKILNRAIFDEDYDEMVIVKEIEFYSLCEHHILPFWGKCHVGYLPRKRIVGLSKIPRIVDMFSRRLQVQERLTREIAESLETALDPRGVAVVMEGRHLCMMARGVEKQAPVMTTNVMLGTFREDSATRAEFLRCIQVS; this is encoded by the coding sequence ATGGAGTTTAATCAAGCTAACGTTACCCCTGAGTTGGAAGGGCTTTACACAAAAATCCTTGAAAGTTTAGGCGAAAATCCAAGTCGTCAAGGCTTAGTGAAAACACCATATCGTGCCGCGAAAGCCATGGAATTTTTGACAAGCGGCTATCATCAAAGCGTTGATAAAATTCTGAATAGAGCTATCTTTGACGAAGATTATGACGAAATGGTGATTGTGAAGGAGATTGAATTTTACAGTCTCTGTGAACACCATATCCTCCCCTTCTGGGGTAAATGTCATGTTGGGTATCTCCCACGGAAACGAATTGTGGGTTTGAGTAAAATTCCGCGCATTGTAGATATGTTTTCCCGTCGGTTGCAAGTTCAGGAACGTCTTACGCGCGAGATTGCCGAATCCCTCGAAACCGCCCTTGACCCGCGAGGGGTCGCGGTAGTGATGGAAGGACGACACTTGTGTATGATGGCACGTGGTGTCGAAAAGCAAGCACCGGTAATGACAACGAATGTTATGCTGGGGACGTTCCGTGAAGATAGTGCAACGCGTGCCGAGTTTCTGAGGTGTATCCAAGTATCCTAA
- the eda gene encoding bifunctional 4-hydroxy-2-oxoglutarate aldolase/2-dehydro-3-deoxy-phosphogluconate aldolase, with translation MTKLKQMQQIEACGIVAIIRANSADELIEAAAAIHAGGVDVIEVTMTTPNALQVINNVSATYGSKVLVGAGSVLDAETARAVMLSGADFVVSPVTKPDVIEICNRYGKVVIPGAFTPTEILMAWETGADYVKVFPSSGVGANYIKDVKAPLPQIPLVPTGGINVENAADFITAGATALGVGSALVNNQLIAAGEFATLTERAEMLVKEVQRARSGSQAV, from the coding sequence ATGACAAAATTAAAACAGATGCAACAAATCGAAGCATGTGGTATTGTCGCTATCATTCGTGCGAATAGCGCAGATGAATTAATTGAAGCAGCAGCGGCGATTCATGCAGGGGGGGTTGACGTAATTGAAGTAACAATGACAACACCCAATGCGTTACAAGTCATTAACAACGTTTCAGCCACTTATGGAAGTAAAGTTCTCGTTGGTGCTGGGTCGGTATTGGACGCAGAAACAGCACGCGCTGTGATGTTGTCGGGTGCTGATTTTGTCGTCAGTCCGGTTACAAAACCAGATGTAATCGAAATTTGTAATCGCTACGGTAAAGTTGTTATTCCGGGGGCATTTACCCCAACCGAAATCTTGATGGCATGGGAAACAGGAGCAGACTATGTAAAGGTATTCCCATCAAGCGGCGTCGGTGCCAACTATATAAAGGATGTGAAAGCGCCACTGCCACAAATCCCGTTGGTTCCAACTGGTGGCATCAATGTAGAAAACGCAGCTGATTTTATCACTGCCGGGGCAACCGCTTTGGGAGTCGGAAGTGCCCTCGTTAACAATCAACTCATCGCAGCCGGTGAATTCGCAACACTCACTGAGAGAGCTGAGATGTTAGTCAAGGAGGTCCAACGCGCCCGCTCAGGTTCTCAGGCAGTTTAG
- a CDS encoding SDR family NAD(P)-dependent oxidoreductase codes for MVSPDYLNAVEIGKLDGKVVVITGASKGIGKATASAFAVAGAKIVLAARTRETLEQVAAELRGRISNPDSILAVPTDVTNVDAVKQLIQRTLDVYQSVDILINNAGIGQFGPVVDFDPDDWDTVLNSNLKAVYLCAKYALPSMLERGSGQIINVLSIAAKVPFQASSAYCAAKAGALALTKVLASEVRQRNIRVTAVLPGSVHTPFWDDVPEHPDFKLMLTPEHVADTVVSVCQQPPGMVTEEIVVMPPLGIL; via the coding sequence ATGGTTTCTCCCGACTATCTCAACGCGGTAGAAATAGGAAAACTTGACGGTAAGGTCGTCGTGATTACCGGCGCGTCAAAAGGGATTGGTAAAGCGACCGCTTCCGCTTTCGCAGTAGCAGGCGCGAAGATTGTACTCGCTGCACGGACCCGTGAGACACTTGAACAGGTCGCAGCGGAGCTTAGAGGAAGGATTTCTAACCCCGATTCCATACTCGCTGTTCCGACAGATGTTACCAACGTTGATGCTGTGAAACAACTCATCCAACGGACATTGGATGTTTACCAAAGCGTGGATATTCTGATTAACAACGCAGGGATCGGTCAGTTTGGACCCGTTGTTGATTTCGATCCTGATGACTGGGATACGGTACTCAATTCCAATTTAAAGGCTGTTTATCTTTGTGCAAAGTACGCGCTTCCATCCATGTTGGAACGAGGGAGTGGTCAGATTATTAATGTACTTTCAATCGCCGCGAAAGTCCCTTTTCAGGCTTCAAGTGCGTATTGCGCCGCGAAAGCAGGTGCCTTAGCACTGACAAAGGTTTTAGCCAGTGAAGTCCGCCAACGGAACATTCGAGTTACCGCTGTGTTACCCGGGTCAGTGCACACCCCATTTTGGGACGATGTACCGGAACACCCAGACTTTAAGCTGATGTTAACACCGGAACATGTGGCTGATACGGTTGTCTCCGTTTGTCAGCAACCCCCCGGTATGGTGACTGAAGAAATTGTTGTAATGCCGCCACTCGGAATTCTCTGA
- a CDS encoding serine/threonine protein kinase yields the protein MQIDQLILGKYRLLEFLNSGGFSSVFRAREEMTNREVAIKALAKTAYPASRMKFLLTEFQAMSKIWGDPNIVSIHTVEPGEGDYVAWIVMEYVEGKSLHELMQEGPLSLTDTLNIGLDICRGLKTAHAHKIMHRDIKPQNILLTTKKEAKVADFSIARIFGETTEFAETMAGTRRYMAPEQHYGAYDYRADLYSTALILYQAGTGRFPFSGENKEMDKKKAAGEIEEIHRCPEVLRNFLQKALHRQLSERHQGADEMYEELDRIRQDEYVKQVSQLIDASVNSNNPKLAGALERYRKTFRLSLADAERMNQNLFFLRRQREENNKREKMATQLQRHYTLATRYIENQDFQSLLSELRKASRLYVDDQGLTKTIDNLFEELSAANMVFPANPTVEEIVALIQKLPENESTVLRTWFEHQVPVPEETTDVTPIRPRVRATGNYRLVIEEASPEFLLDQIHSDIQYPHEVEAFRIFRQIQIYEQQGRTRQCHVLYKKLGRFYQKQANNFVKKDDLELVANCYTRARFAYTVAEKQRLAKKNAKKGGIYYTRLARQFELQRSWEEAGKSYILAAYNHGYANLPSLVEECHRMATVCYFNAAESAHLNNELQTAYDFYTLILAVGEKMSTPTKMVSEAQKLMSEIPVES from the coding sequence ATGCAGATTGACCAACTAATCTTAGGTAAATATAGATTGCTTGAGTTTCTCAATTCGGGGGGATTCTCTTCGGTTTTTCGCGCCCGCGAAGAAATGACAAATCGAGAAGTTGCGATTAAAGCCCTGGCAAAAACCGCCTACCCTGCCAGCAGAATGAAATTTTTGTTGACCGAGTTTCAAGCAATGTCTAAGATTTGGGGAGACCCAAATATTGTCTCCATTCATACCGTCGAACCCGGCGAGGGGGACTATGTCGCGTGGATCGTAATGGAATATGTTGAGGGCAAGAGTCTTCACGAACTCATGCAGGAGGGACCGCTCAGCCTAACGGATACGCTCAATATCGGTTTAGATATTTGTCGCGGACTGAAGACAGCACATGCTCATAAAATTATGCATCGCGATATCAAACCGCAAAATATCTTACTCACAACCAAAAAAGAGGCAAAAGTTGCCGATTTTAGCATCGCTCGCATTTTTGGCGAAACCACTGAATTCGCTGAAACTATGGCTGGCACCCGACGCTACATGGCACCCGAACAACACTATGGGGCTTATGACTATCGCGCCGATCTTTATTCCACAGCACTCATCTTGTATCAAGCGGGAACCGGACGATTCCCATTTTCAGGTGAAAACAAGGAAATGGATAAAAAGAAAGCAGCCGGAGAAATAGAAGAAATCCATAGATGTCCCGAAGTACTCCGCAATTTCCTGCAAAAAGCACTACATCGACAACTCTCTGAGCGCCATCAGGGTGCCGATGAAATGTACGAAGAACTGGATCGGATTCGCCAAGATGAATATGTTAAACAAGTTTCTCAGCTTATTGATGCGAGCGTTAATTCCAATAATCCAAAATTGGCAGGCGCACTTGAACGATACCGTAAAACATTTCGTCTCTCGCTCGCAGATGCCGAACGGATGAATCAAAACCTCTTTTTTCTACGACGGCAGAGAGAAGAAAATAATAAGCGCGAGAAGATGGCAACCCAGCTTCAAAGACACTATACGCTCGCCACGCGTTACATCGAAAACCAAGACTTTCAAAGTCTACTATCGGAACTCCGCAAAGCAAGCCGTCTCTATGTCGACGATCAGGGGTTAACCAAAACTATAGACAATTTGTTTGAAGAACTCAGCGCCGCCAACATGGTCTTCCCAGCAAATCCGACAGTTGAAGAAATTGTTGCACTCATTCAAAAATTACCGGAGAATGAAAGCACTGTCCTTCGGACATGGTTTGAACATCAAGTACCCGTACCAGAAGAAACAACAGATGTAACGCCCATACGTCCTCGCGTTAGGGCAACCGGCAATTATCGGCTCGTAATTGAGGAAGCGTCACCGGAATTCCTACTCGACCAGATTCACAGTGACATCCAATATCCACATGAAGTAGAAGCATTTCGTATCTTCCGGCAAATTCAAATCTATGAACAACAGGGGCGGACCCGGCAGTGCCACGTTCTTTATAAGAAGCTCGGTAGATTCTATCAAAAACAGGCTAACAACTTTGTCAAGAAAGACGATTTAGAACTTGTTGCCAACTGTTATACGCGCGCTCGCTTCGCTTACACGGTCGCAGAGAAGCAGCGGCTCGCGAAGAAAAACGCCAAAAAAGGTGGAATTTATTACACGCGCTTGGCACGTCAATTCGAACTGCAACGTTCATGGGAAGAAGCAGGAAAGTCTTATATTCTCGCCGCCTACAACCATGGCTACGCTAATTTGCCATCGCTCGTTGAAGAATGTCATCGAATGGCAACCGTCTGTTATTTTAACGCTGCTGAAAGTGCTCATCTCAATAATGAATTACAAACCGCTTATGACTTTTACACGTTAATCTTAGCAGTCGGTGAAAAAATGTCTACACCGACAAAAATGGTAAGCGAAGCACAAAAATTAATGTCCGAGATCCCGGTCGAAAGTTAA
- the iolC gene encoding 5-dehydro-2-deoxygluconokinase yields the protein MENYDILTIGRSSLDLYANDIGAAFPDIKSFGAFVGGCPTNISVGVQRLGLQAALLTAVGEDPVGEFLLKFLKDEGVEIQFIPHKPGCRTSAVVLGIEPPDRFPLIYYRDNCADIELTIDDVLAAPIAESRAVLISGTGLSKEPSRSATLYAAEHAQALGKHVFLDLDFRADQWHDPRAFGVVMRSALRYIDIAIGTEEEIKAATLTSLSQLTIEHSQISNPTIEGDMALAIETLLSAGPNALIVKRGIEGADVHLVNGEIVHAEPFPVEVYNTLGAGDAFASGFIYGHLSGWGWEKSARLGNATGAIVVTRHGCANFMPTMPEVDAFVAERGGW from the coding sequence ATGGAAAATTACGATATTCTCACAATCGGACGAAGTTCTTTAGACCTCTACGCGAACGACATCGGTGCTGCATTTCCAGATATTAAAAGTTTTGGTGCCTTTGTTGGTGGATGTCCTACGAATATCAGCGTTGGTGTTCAGAGGCTTGGGCTTCAAGCCGCACTCCTCACCGCCGTCGGTGAGGATCCCGTTGGAGAATTCCTACTCAAGTTTTTGAAGGATGAGGGCGTTGAAATCCAGTTTATTCCACACAAACCGGGGTGCCGAACAAGTGCTGTTGTTCTCGGTATTGAACCGCCAGATCGGTTCCCATTGATTTATTATCGCGATAACTGTGCGGATATTGAACTCACTATTGACGATGTTCTCGCTGCACCGATCGCTGAAAGTCGAGCCGTGCTAATATCTGGTACTGGTTTGAGTAAAGAACCAAGCCGCAGCGCAACGCTCTACGCTGCAGAACACGCACAAGCACTCGGCAAGCACGTCTTTTTGGACCTTGATTTCCGGGCGGATCAGTGGCACGATCCAAGAGCGTTCGGTGTTGTCATGCGATCCGCCTTACGTTATATTGATATTGCCATTGGGACAGAGGAAGAAATCAAAGCAGCAACGCTTACGAGTCTTTCACAACTCACAATTGAACACTCTCAAATCTCGAATCCTACGATTGAAGGGGATATGGCACTCGCTATTGAGACGCTTTTAAGTGCCGGTCCAAATGCTCTGATAGTAAAACGTGGGATTGAAGGTGCGGATGTTCATTTAGTGAACGGGGAAATTGTTCACGCTGAACCCTTCCCTGTCGAAGTTTACAATACGCTCGGTGCCGGTGATGCTTTCGCGAGCGGTTTTATTTACGGTCATCTGAGTGGTTGGGGTTGGGAAAAATCTGCCCGTCTCGGCAACGCCACGGGTGCAATCGTCGTAACACGACACGGTTGTGCGAACTTTATGCCAACAATGCCCGAAGTTGATGCGTTTGTCGCCGAACGCGGCGGATGGTAA